Genomic DNA from Rhodothermales bacterium:
TTTCATGCGCAGGCCGTCGTCTGTGGTCATGGCGCGTTTCTGCGCAGCCGCCGGCAACGCTACGAGACAAACGAGAAGCAGGAGGTGGAAACGGAGCATGGTATCGGGAGGGAATGCCCCCGAATCTACACCGCTTCAACCGCCTGAATCTCCCTCTCAACAAACTGTACGATCTCCCGGAATACCACGGGACTGTAGAGAATGCGGTTGTGCCCCAGTTTCGAGGTGTGCACCAGGCGGGCGTGGGTTTCGCGGGCGATGGCCTCCGCGTCGCTCACGGGCACTATCGCATCCTCGGGATCGTGCAGAAGCAGGGTGGGTACGGCTGCGTCCCGGATGCCGTTGGCAGACGTAAAGCGCTCAATGCGGTCTCCGCCGATCTCCTCGAGGCGCCGATCAATGCGCGTCTTGACGCCGGCAGGCAGCCCGAACAACTGACAGAATCGGCCGCTGACATCCTTGAGTTCATTGGCGCCGGCCACCAGAACAAGTCCTACAACGTTGCGGGCCGGCTCAAGCGTGGGCGCGCCGGCGGCCGCAAGCACGCTCATGGATGCGCCGAATGAGTGCCCCACAAGAACTGTCGGACCGAAACGGTCGGCCAGTTGCACGACCGCGGAGCCGGCCCGGTCGAAGGTCAGCGTAGTCCCGTCCGACTCGCCATGCCCCGGAAAGTCCAGCGCAACTACGCGCAGGCCGGCCTCCCGAAGGGGCTGCACAAACCCGGTCATGTACAGGGCCCGGGACGTCCATCCATGCACGAGTACGACCGTAAGCGGTTCATCGCCGGACTCCCAGACCCACACGGCGAGGCCGTCCATCTCCTCCCGGCGAGCCTGGTCAAGGGTGGCCTGGGCGCGCTCCAGGCGCCGGCCCTCGATGAGGGTGCGTCGGGCACCGATGGGCGTGACGAACAGCCGAAAAGCGACAGCGGCGGCCGCGCGCTCGGAGACGGAGGCCAGCGCGCGCAGCGCAAGCGAAATGGCCCTGCGAAGCGATTCCGGGATCACGCGGCTTCCGCTTCCAGGCGGTCGATGGCCTGGTTGACAAGGCCATAGCCGCGCTGCGTCTCCACCACAGCTCCCAGTTTGCTCAGCATACTGAGCAATCCGAATACGACGCGATTCACAAATACAAAGTGCGGACTGCCGATCACTTCCCGTTCCCGGAACTGCATGGCTTCGGTCCCGATCGCCTTGACCTGCTCGGCAAATTCGGTTCGGCCGAAGTCAAACGAGCCCTCTCGATACGGGGCGACGATGAGTTCTCCCATCTTCAGGAAGAAGGCGAAGATCTTGTCCTGCAGCTCCTGGTCGTGATTCGGATTCAGGATGTCGAGCCTGAAGTACAGCGTTCGCAGCAGGTCCTCGTCACCCTCCAGCTGCGCGCGGAAGACCCGGAGGAAATCGTGCATGAACGCATCCGGCAGGGTTTTCACGCAGCCGAAGTCGATGACACCCAGCCGCCCATCGTCCTGGAACAGGAAGTTGCCGGGATGGAAGTCCGCGTGGATGGTGTTCAGTCCCGAGGCCACCTGACGATGCGAGAAATCGAACAGCAGTTGGCCAAAATGATTCCGGCGTTCCCGGGAGGGGTTCGCCTCCAGAAACGGCTTGATGTGCCGGCCTTCCACGAAGGTCATCGTGAGCACGGATTGCGAACTCAGATCGGGAATCCATCGCGGCGTGACAACCTCGTCATCATTGTACTGCTCCGCGAAGAACTCGATGTTGCGCCCCTCCTGCAGGTAATCCGTTTCCAGCAGCATCATGTCCCGGATCTCTTCGATGAAGGGGTCCACGTTGCCTTTGGCGACTCTGGACGCAATCCCGCGTGCGATGGTGAGATCGGCGTCAATGGTTTCGCGCACATTGGGGTACTGCACCTTGACGGCTACCACGCGGCCGTCATGAAGCGTGGCGCGGTGGACCTGCCCGATGCTTGCGGCGGCCACCGCATTCGGCTCGAAGGATGCGTACAGTTCCTCAACCGGAGCGCCGAGTGCCTTGCGCACGAGCCGACGGACCAGTGCGGCGTTCATGGGCGGCACCGAGTACTGCGCCTGGCTCATGACTTCGATGAACTCGGCCGGAATCAGGCCGGGGTCCATGCTCATGCCCTGCGCAAACTTGAGCGCGGTGCCACGCAGCTTCGACAGCTCCTTGAACATGTCCTGCGCATTCTGCCGGTGCATGTCCCGGCGGGCCTGTTCGCCACCGGCCCCGACTGCAGAACGAGCCATGAAGCGGGCGTAATTGGCCCCAACCTTCAGGCCTGCCTTCGCCGCAATCGCACCCCGTTTGAGCTTGGTCGAAGGGAATTCCTGATCAGCCATTCGCGGTGGGCTCTTCGGAGGGTGGTGTTGGGTCCGAGGGGGCTTCGTCGTCGGTGGCTCCGTCCTTCGACGTGCCGAAGAACCAGTCGCCCACCATCGAAGCGCCCGGGATGTATCCGGCCTCTGCGGCGTAGCGCAAAACGTCCAGGCCGCGCGAAGCGGTCTGATTGGCGGCCAACTCCGCGTAGAACCGAACGAGGCGGTCAAGGAGCGCCGTGGAACGCTCCCGGTCATCGGAATCGTCATCCAGCCAGGCCTGGATCAGCGTGACAAAGGTCTGCACCGTTACAAAGGCGGACGGCGTGCCGGAAAGAACCGCGCGATTGATGCCGGGCACACGATCGATGTCCAGCATCTCGTCCAGCGCCGAGCCAAGGCGGGCGCGGAAGGGGCTGCCCCAGGGTGACGCATATCGATCAAAAGTCGCGGTCGCATATCCGAGATCCTCCTCCAGCAGGTCGAGCATCACGAAGGCGAACG
This window encodes:
- a CDS encoding alpha/beta fold hydrolase, which translates into the protein MIPESLRRAISLALRALASVSERAAAAVAFRLFVTPIGARRTLIEGRRLERAQATLDQARREEMDGLAVWVWESGDEPLTVVLVHGWTSRALYMTGFVQPLREAGLRVVALDFPGHGESDGTTLTFDRAGSAVVQLADRFGPTVLVGHSFGASMSVLAAAGAPTLEPARNVVGLVLVAGANELKDVSGRFCQLFGLPAGVKTRIDRRLEEIGGDRIERFTSANGIRDAAVPTLLLHDPEDAIVPVSDAEAIARETHARLVHTSKLGHNRILYSPVVFREIVQFVEREIQAVEAV
- a CDS encoding AarF/ABC1/UbiB kinase family protein; this encodes MADQEFPSTKLKRGAIAAKAGLKVGANYARFMARSAVGAGGEQARRDMHRQNAQDMFKELSKLRGTALKFAQGMSMDPGLIPAEFIEVMSQAQYSVPPMNAALVRRLVRKALGAPVEELYASFEPNAVAAASIGQVHRATLHDGRVVAVKVQYPNVRETIDADLTIARGIASRVAKGNVDPFIEEIRDMMLLETDYLQEGRNIEFFAEQYNDDEVVTPRWIPDLSSQSVLTMTFVEGRHIKPFLEANPSRERRNHFGQLLFDFSHRQVASGLNTIHADFHPGNFLFQDDGRLGVIDFGCVKTLPDAFMHDFLRVFRAQLEGDEDLLRTLYFRLDILNPNHDQELQDKIFAFFLKMGELIVAPYREGSFDFGRTEFAEQVKAIGTEAMQFREREVIGSPHFVFVNRVVFGLLSMLSKLGAVVETQRGYGLVNQAIDRLEAEAA